In Candidatus Binatia bacterium, the sequence CGCTACCAAAGCGACCGGACGCACGGGAAGGAACATACTGAAACCGGTCGCAATGAGCGCCCAAATCAAGGCGTCTGGCGTGCGCCACAGGCGGAGGTCGACGTCGTGTAAGGTGTCGGTCCAGCGCCGCAGCAATACGAGGTTCGCGATCATCATAAGCGCCCCACACAGCATCACCAATGCTGGCAGGACCTCGATCAAGCCGGTCACGACCAAGTCACGCTCCGCCTTAACCGCAGCGAGGCTACTGTCGGACACGCCAACAGACCCGTAGGTCGAGAGCGCCAAGTCGACGCCGTGGGCGAGTTGTTGGCGGACCATGTCGGCCAGCACCGTGAGGTTGCCATAGGCCAGAAAAGTCGAACAAAGGAGACCCGCCGACCATGCAACCATTCCGGCCAGGACGGTTCGCTCAACCGCCCAGCCGCGCCGGAATCCAGAAGCCATACTGCACGCCGGCAGGCCAAAGAGAAGAAGCAGGCTCGCAGCCGCGTCCACTCCGAGGACAACGCTCACAACCCCTTCCGTCAGGAGCAGCCAGAGAACGCATGCCGCCGGCGCGTCCGTGGCAAGTACGAGTCCGGGGAGTGGGACCAGAAAAAGGAGCGGTGACGCGAACGGGGAGAAGGACACCCCGGCGGCATACAGCCCGCCGCTGAGCGACACCGCGAGTCCAAGCTTAAGAGCAAAGGGCGTGAGGTGTGCACCCGGGGAAACGGGTGCAGAAACACACTGCATCAGACATGCACCGTAGTAAACGGAAGGAGTGCCACAGCACGCGCCCGTTTGATCGCCGTCGTCAGTCGCCGTTGATGCTTGGCGCAAGTGCCCGTGATCCGGCTCGGAACGATCTTCCCGCGCTCGGTGATAAAGCTCAATAGAGAGCGCGTATCCTTGAAGTCGATGCTACTATCTTTATCGGCGCAGAACCGGCACACCTTTCGGCGCACTGGCCCGCGGCGCCGGAACGCAGTCTTGTCATCGGCCGCCGGCCGGCCCCGTCTAGCGCCGCTTTTCCCGGGTGCCATAATTAGCTCCCCTGCCCTGGAGTAGAAGCCTGCTCCGGCCCTGTCGCCGCCTGTGCTCGGCGCCGGGGGCGTCGCGCGACCTCTCGCTTCTCGGCCATCCGCACGGAAACAAATCGCAGAAATTCATCTGAAAGCTTCATGGATCTCTCCAGTTCCATTACCACTTCCGGCCGCGCCGCATATTGCACCAGCACATAAGTGCCCCGGGGCTGCTTTTGAATCGGGTAGGCCAAATCACGCATGCCCCAATCTTGCAGGTCTATCACTTGCCCCTGCATGCCCTCAATGAGCCGGCGCACCCGGTCGATGGTCTCGCGCACCTGGGCATCCGGCAAATCCGGGTGCAGGATAAACAACGTCTCGTATCGATGCATCTATTTCCTCCCAACTGATTCAGCCGGCGCCAGCGGCCCCTCAGGCGTGCGGACGTTAAACGTATTCATCGCTCGTTCCTCACCCTCAGCGACGATGCATTCCACGGCGTCCGCCGCCCGTGTGATGGCTGCGGCGATGGTTTCACGCTCCTCGTCGTTGAACTTCGACAGCACGTAGGTGATGGCATCCTTCCCGGGCGGCCGACCCACGCCAATCCGGACCCGCACAAAGTCTTCTCCGTAACACTCGACAATCGAACGCAGCCCACGGTGGCCCGCCGTGCCGCCGCCTCGTTTCACTCGAATGCCACCTAGCTCCAGATCGAGATCGTCATGCACCGCAACCAATTGCGTGACGTCAACCTCCTGCCCTGCACCAACCAGCGCTGGACCGCTCATGTTCATGTACATCTGCGGTTCGATTAACGCAACGTGTTTGCCGGCCACAACGCCCAGGACGATACGCATTTCATGTCGTGCCGGTCCGAGCGACAATCCCCATCGCCATGCCAGTTCTTCGACCACAGCGAACCCGACATTGTGGCGGCTGCCGGCGTACTCCTGCCCGGGGTTGCCAAGCCCGACAACCAGGTGCATCGATCGCTAGGATGCCCCGCCTTTCTTTTCCGTTTCTGCTTTGGCCACCTCCGGCGCCGGGACGCCTTCGGGCAACGCTCCTTCCGCCGCAGCCGCAGCCTCCTCGACCTTGACCTCTTCCACCGTCGGCGGCAGCACCGTCACCAGGGTGGCGTCGGTATCGAAGCAGATCCGGACCCCGGCTGGGGCCGACAGTTGGCTGATGTGGACAGCGTCATGAATATTGAGTCCGCTCACATCGACGCTGATGAACTCGGGGATGTCACCCGGCAGGCACTCCACCTCCACGTCACGTTGCACCGGCTGCAAAATGCCGCCGAGCGCCACGCCGGCTGCTTTCCCGGCAAAATGGAGCGGCACACGCAGGCGGAGTTTCTCCGTCATGTCAACTTCGTAAAAGTCGGCGTGCAGCACCGCACCGGTCACCGGATGGTACTGAGCTTCCTTCACCAAGGCCACCTTGTTGCCAATTTCCTCAGCGTCAGAACGCAAACGAATGAGGTGCGAACCTTCGAGCGATGAGATCTTCTCCAAGAATTCCCTGGCATCGATCGCAATCATGGTCGTTTGCCGCTTTGGTCCGTAAAAAATGGCCGGCAACGTTCCTTGCTGGCGCATCTGTCGCGCCGGACCTTTCCCGGTCCTCGATCGCAGTTCCGCACTCAACTCAACCGTTTCCATATTCAACTCCTGTTACGTCGAAACTCCAACGTGTTACACAAAAAGCGAACTGATTGACTCCTCGTCGTGGGTGCGCCGGATGGCTTCACCGAGGAGGTGGGCCACGGACAAAACCTTGATCTTCGAGCACGATTGCGCGCGTGGGGAGAGCGGAATCGTGTCGGTAACGATCAACTGGGTCAGCGCCGATTGCTCGATGCGCGTGATGGCCTCCCCGGAGAGCACAGGATGCGTGCAGCACGCCATCACCGCGCGCGCGCCGCTCTCCTTCAATGCAGCCGCGGCGGCCGCCAACGTACCGGCGGTATCGACCATGTCGTCCACAAGGATCGCCGTACGACCCCGAACTTCACCAACGATATGCATCTCTGCCACTTCATTGGCTCGGGCGCGACGCTTGTCAATGATCGCCAGCGCCGCATCGAGATGTTTGGCGAACGCACGGGCTCGCTCCACGCCACCCGCATCCGGGGAGACGACGCTCACGTCGTCTTGATTCAGGCG encodes:
- the rpsF gene encoding 30S ribosomal protein S6 — protein: MHRYETLFILHPDLPDAQVRETIDRVRRLIEGMQGQVIDLQDWGMRDLAYPIQKQPRGTYVLVQYAARPEVVMELERSMKLSDEFLRFVSVRMAEKREVARRPRRRAQAATGPEQASTPGQGS
- the rpsR gene encoding 30S ribosomal protein S18, with protein sequence MRRKVCRFCADKDSSIDFKDTRSLLSFITERGKIVPSRITGTCAKHQRRLTTAIKRARAVALLPFTTVHV
- a CDS encoding DUF2232 domain-containing protein gives rise to the protein MSLSGGLYAAGVSFSPFASPLLFLVPLPGLVLATDAPAACVLWLLLTEGVVSVVLGVDAAASLLLLFGLPACSMASGFRRGWAVERTVLAGMVAWSAGLLCSTFLAYGNLTVLADMVRQQLAHGVDLALSTYGSVGVSDSSLAAVKAERDLVVTGLIEVLPALVMLCGALMMIANLVLLRRWTDTLHDVDLRLWRTPDALIWALIATGFSMFLPVRPVALVARNIFIVLLGCYFCQGLAIVSYFLERFRLPRGVRVAGYLLIAVQHIVAGIVLALGVFDLWGNFRRLSVGPADIQIPGDGE
- the pth gene encoding aminoacyl-tRNA hydrolase, with the translated sequence MHLVVGLGNPGQEYAGSRHNVGFAVVEELAWRWGLSLGPARHEMRIVLGVVAGKHVALIEPQMYMNMSGPALVGAGQEVDVTQLVAVHDDLDLELGGIRVKRGGGTAGHRGLRSIVECYGEDFVRVRIGVGRPPGKDAITYVLSKFNDEERETIAAAITRAADAVECIVAEGEERAMNTFNVRTPEGPLAPAESVGRK
- a CDS encoding 50S ribosomal protein L25/general stress protein Ctc, which encodes METVELSAELRSRTGKGPARQMRQQGTLPAIFYGPKRQTTMIAIDAREFLEKISSLEGSHLIRLRSDAEEIGNKVALVKEAQYHPVTGAVLHADFYEVDMTEKLRLRVPLHFAGKAAGVALGGILQPVQRDVEVECLPGDIPEFISVDVSGLNIHDAVHISQLSAPAGVRICFDTDATLVTVLPPTVEEVKVEEAAAAAEGALPEGVPAPEVAKAETEKKGGAS
- a CDS encoding ribose-phosphate pyrophosphokinase; translation: MKDEIKVFAGNSNAELASAVCAYLNVPRGAADVRRFSDGEILVEIDENVRGGDVFVIQSTCTPVNDNLIELLLMLDAFRRASAKRITAVIPYFGYARQDRKVAPRVPISAKLVADLITTAGASRVLTVDLHAGQIQGFFNVPVDNLFATPVLLPYVRQRLNQDDVSVVSPDAGGVERARAFAKHLDAALAIIDKRRARANEVAEMHIVGEVRGRTAILVDDMVDTAGTLAAAAAALKESGARAVMACCTHPVLSGEAITRIEQSALTQLIVTDTIPLSPRAQSCSKIKVLSVAHLLGEAIRRTHDEESISSLFV